The genomic window tagaatccggatcataagcgtatatccaggacttgttatcactaactatatcatagacctgctttgactctcctcggtcgaatcgctgcagagtttgacgtcaccaacttactagggctgtttcttggtcgtcgctaagaaaatgtggtatccatggagagatcatctatcttacgccaagttcttcgtgtaggatatttttgactgtggtccctgaaatgcccacggatgcctctatttcaccatatgctacatgtccgtctgcgaggattagctgccgcacagcctcgatataaacttgcatcatggcggtttttggacgaccttcacgaggcttgtcactgaagctagagtgcccaggttgaaattctaaatatcagcgttctgcggtcctaaggaatggtgctacatcactaaatacagaattaatctctttctagtactgaagtcgcgacaatccccttttaaagttgtagaaaattatcgcactcaaattttccttacacatttccatttttgcaaccgacctgtcacctttgaatggacgatacaataaaactattcgacctatttaaaaacattcttttgttttcgaattctaaattcaaaaagattcaaatagcatatatatatatttttaaaaatcgcgggaggttaccaaacgacagaacttaaaaggcagccttacgtagaATCTAGATGGAGCGTCAagtcataatataataaataaatagggcAGGTGTACTCAGGTCAAGTGCGCGCAAATATGTCAAAAAGTATCAGTCAACTATTGGCTCACAGATGCTTACTCGCCAATCAGTACAGATCGTGTCGCTTAACTGTCAACGCGTATTACGGGCgctaagtaaaaaataaaaagtaaaagtgcAGCAGCGATAAAATGACGTGCTGTTCAATTAAAGTCTGTCGGAATTATAAAGGAAGGTTAAAAAGTCCCAAAGACATCACTTACCATCGGTAAGTAGCCCAGAATATGCACATTTGTTTTTCGTTTTTAAGATGATTACTAAATCACGCCATATTTgatcagtgttgccagtttcttttttttaattcttccaACTTCACGTATTGTACAGGTATGttatgtataggtacctacaggattattatttatttttttaagcagtgcgcaaaaaagtAATAAGTGACAGTCTAGTCAATAGTATCAAATCATAGATTTAATCTCCATTTTTATTCCTGGGATAAACATTTCCTGACTTTCCAATAATCAACCCTTATcgaaaatattatctaatattatttgattagcAAATGATGGTCATCAACGtaacatcttatttttttagaattccaAATGATCCTATTATTAAACATCGGTGGATAGACCGAATTAGAAAAAGCCGCGAAGATGAGACGTGGACACCAAGAAAAAGTGCCGTAGTGTGTTCCGATCACTTCCGCAGCAAGGACATGGGTACTGTCGACAAGAAAGGGCGCCGAAGACTTTCAAAAGAAGCAGTGCCAAGCAAGGTTCAATTTTCCACAAAGTTATAGTATCTTCTGTGCTTTCtctaattattgtttgtttatttattttttcttatttttagaaattatttttatcgtcAGTTCAGTCCAGTGAAAGTGAGAATTCTGATGATATCGAGAATGACAATGAGAATCCTGAGACAGGAAaggtaattttaaatatttgatgaatcgttttataagttatatatttatagtttttttctagTTCGGAAAGCTATCAAGTGTCAGTAGTACAGTTATTTTTTTGAGTTGAAGCagaaatattcagaaaaatgtGTACATTAAtggttttattttcagaaatctAATGCTAATGAGGCTGAACCTTCCAGTGAACACAGTGATGTGGGCTTCAGTTTTGTGTTGGTCGAAGACCAAGTACCTTACAATGATCAATACGACGCAATAATCAAAGACGAAATAGTCGAGGTGCAAATTAAAACTGATATCAATGATATGGACCAAGTACCTAACAATGATCAATCCGACGCAATAATCAATGACAAAATAGACGAGGTGCAAAATAAAACTCGATCAGATGATGAGAAATCATTTTCAGATATTGATTCTGTTTTCGATACTCCAGAGGAACATAAGTTAAGGCGTCATTTACGGCGGAAAATAGCGCTGGAAAAGAAGCATATTCTAAAAATTAAAAGTCTAAGGCAAAAAAACGAACGGCTAGAAAAGAAGCTTGCATCCtataagaaaattattgaaacactaaAAAGAGAGCGGAATACAAAAACTGAATAGCTTAAGAAGCAACGTATTTtctgcaggggcccgattctcctaagttaataatgtcaaaatcgaatagtaatcgaatcgcaatacgatcgtaatagcagttttaaccatatcgggcattctgctactaataaaagaccaatcgtattcgattgacatttgattggtgtgcgattggtatgctattttggtaattttggtctatacggtagtttgccgtgcaatcattttgcaatcgtaaaacatttgcagacaaaatgattcattattgaatgacagaaaagaataaaaacgtttatttcaaagaaaaaatagcggaatgccacatacgcttcaatagtaatcgagtcgggattggatctcagtcgaatcgagtcgaacgtcaatcgaaggtcgcttaagtaaaattaatagaatcgggccccagatttGTACGCGAACTTGTAATTAGAGTTATTGACTTATTTAAAAAGGTAACAACTAAATAAAGATACTAAAACCGAATAACACTACGTATATATACACCTTAAACGTATTTAATTAGTAATTGGGAGAATCATAGAAGCTGGTAACATTATTTACGACGACGCGCAGTGTAAAACTGCACTTCCACGCACGCATGCTTGAAATTGTTGACTCGTTTTCTTGGTTATGTTTGTAGGGCGCAGCTCcatctacatatgtatatgtataatcaAAGAATGTGGAGTATAAATTAATGAACCATAAAAATGAGAACCTCTTTCTTTGCATCCCTTCTAAACCGCTGTATGAGAGCTTTGTATGAATCTGTTGTTTTTTCTTTACTGGAACTGAAACACGCAAACGCTGCCATTTTGTTCAAATTTGCCGGTTTTCTGTTTCCCTATGGCGaagactttattattttttatggttcTGCCAGCATCCACTTGTCACAAAGACAATGTTTACCAGTAATGGAGccttaattaaaatcattaataaattgttatcaAATCATTCAAATACATACATTGACTTAAATAGGAAAGTTAATAACAAATGTAAACATTTGTCGGTAAAGCTTTTTGCCGTGTCACATGTTTGTAAAAATCTATCGAGAATATCAGTTGTATACAGGATAAAAAAGAACATCCGGtctttccatttattttataatctgtATTACAAATGGGCTCTCGAATAATCTGTCAATAGTtatcaaaattttatcaaaacgGGCCTGAAAATATGAATGATAACATGTGTTTCGCGACTGTTTCACATAACTTACGGTCAAAATAAGTAACGTTGACCGTGTCGGTGGACGTGCAAAGATCCTTTTAGGAATCTTAATTGTAAGAAATTGGGATTATTACCCATGGTCCTCCGGCTTATAGGTAAGataatcttataaaaagtttgtattattttgaatCCTGTAAGAAATTTGAGGTGTGTGTAGTTAGCCGCATACGTAATATGATGTATCTTTTGATAGCATTTAGTGCGGACATGTGCCGCTGTGTCATTTTAATATTCCGACTTTGGCCCGACTGTAAAAAGTTGAATGAACGTTGTTTACTTCTCAATACATATGCCTGGCTATGCTTACGTACGTGATCACGGTCACAAAGGCTTTGTGCGCGACCGCGGCGCCGTGCACTGCCGAACTTAAACATTCATCTTGTGACCTACATTGATTATGTTTATGTAATCGGATACACGCGGGTGATATCGTCTTAATACACGATTTATTAGAAAAACAACATGGAAATTAACATTCGCGTCGTTCTCTCGTTACAGAAATAACGAGCATGGTGTTATGCTGATATTTTTCAGTACATTGTTTACAATCATTCCAGtaagaaaatagaaaaaaagtgaaaaaaaaaatggcaagatattttgaaaatacatcAACATTCAACTTCAGTTGGGATCAAGTTGCTCGAGGATATTGGAAGAGATACCCTAACCCACAGAGGTatgttatttttcaatatttgttagGAAAAAGGCTCAACAAAAGAGGTGGTCAAAGGTCACTCTTGTAGTGGTTAGGATGAATCGTACCTAGTattattgaatgaaattatCCACAGTATTCAAGAGTGTGTTTtactatttaatttcaaataaaagcaACAATATAAGCAATCTGGTAACtatgttttatgaaataaaacagtaaaactTGTGCACTTAAAGCAAATCACCTATAAATTATTATCTCAAAATTCAGatagcaaataaattaacaatttaaacatAAAGAGCActctattattaaaaaaaacgcaaAGCTCTGAAGTCATTGTATCTATTAAAAATCAATACGCTATATCATGAAGGCCACGTCTCGTCAATAATGCCAGGGTAACAAACATTCAATGctgttaaatattcaaatattctttcaattaatttcatCCAATAATGACCAATAGATATAGATTTATATAAACCTTATTGCTTCAAGTTTAGCAACACTAATTTTGTTTCAGTTGTCTGTTGAGTCAAAGTAATATTCACTTATTTATCTCACTATTCACATTTACACTTATAAACTCTATCATAGATTGATTGTACTCAGATTCGCACACACTCTATTTACAAATAtgcacatacatacaaaaatacacaatGTGTAGCTAAGAAATCCAATTAGTATTCTTGTAAAGTACAGTTTGATTACATGTACTATTGTCTCAGAATATTGCCTCATATGATTGTTATAGTAATAATCCAGtcaaaccaaggggtattgggttgcccgggttactgggttgagggggtcagatagggcagttgctccttgtcaagcactggtactcagctacatccggttagactggaagccaaccccaacataattgggaaaaaggctcagaggtgATGATGATTGTTATAGCAAATTTTCAATTCAGGTACGTTGGAGAGAGCACTTTTGATTTAATCCTGGATATTTGTTGTAATACTGGCAGCTTTTCTGCAGCtccacccgtgtcccgtggaaactactgcctgtagtggattaaaatatagcttatgttacttgggaagagtgtagcttcccaacattcaaagaatttttcaaattagttcagtggtttcagagcctttagggtaggggacaaacaaacaaaaatttcatTGCGCCCATTCAATGttttcaagcaaacaatatataaataatttgtattttaatagCTGTAGGATGGAAACCTATTAACACGACAAAGACTGACTAATTGCCTTATTATAGTACCTAGGTAAAATAGCTTCAAGTCTTATAAGTGCTACTTGAGTGTAGGTTCATTAATTTGTGGGAAACTGCAGATTACCTTGAAGGACAGTATGCCATTGTTGAATAGTGGCCTAAATGCTGatgattttattgatttatacaTCAACAATTTATTGTGTAGCGGCATGCCTTAGCTAacagttaattaaatatatgtatttcattAAAGAATCCCTCTGTCTATTAGTGAAAAAAACCATGTACTTAGTAGTTTTTTTAGTTAGTTGCAAATAGCCAGACAGACTTTGTTTCCATAATAGATAATgatatttaatgcacacgaAATTAGGCTTACAAAAACAAGTAATGCATTTCTTGTCGCTATACAACTTAAGTGCCATTCTAAACACAGTAGCATTATCAAACTATTTTCATATTAGTATCTACAACTTATGTCCTATTCATAATCCTTAACAATATCTTTTCTTTTTAGTACCCATGTCCTGTCCGAGGACACATGGAGCCGGGAAGTGAAGGACGGATGCCTGTACACAAAACGGGTCCTCACTAAGACGAACAGAGTGCCTAAATGGGGAGAAAGGTATGTTTCTTACTGTTTTATTTGTCAATACGATTGATCAttatgtagttatttatttgacGTTATTTTCAATGTAGAAATTACTTCTATGACTCCATTCTATTAAGTAAGAAATCTGGCTATATTATAGGACAGATGTGGAGTAGGTACAGCCCCCTGAACCACACGAAGAGAAGTGAGTTCAGTCAGAATCGGCTGAGTAAGCTGTTGAGTTGAATAAGATTTTTTGTGTAACAGACAGTATCaggatataaaaaagaaaaacaatactGGTACATTTTAAGTGCATCCAATGAATCTACATGATTGACTACAGTTTACGATAAGTGATATTAAATTCGCTGGAGCATAGACGTGACTAACAGCATGTTGTAAAACAAAATGGATGCGCCAGACTTGCCACTTGCACTGAATATAAAATTACAGCCAGCGTCCAAGGTGAAACTAATAAACTCGGACTGTTCATTGTAATTTATCTGTTACTCGGTGGAACTGTGGGAGCAACCTCTTAGTTGATTAAACTAAATCTTGAAGAATAGTGTTTATGTTAAGACATGTAGGTACGTTGTATGTTGTACATTTGTATCAAAGCATTACCTGTGAGATGCGTGAGAGAATTCTCAGAAAGAAAATTGTGCAGgagaatttaaacaaaaaagtgtGGTTTTAAATTTATATTGCCGGTAATTGAAGACAGTAGGTAA from Helicoverpa zea isolate HzStark_Cry1AcR chromosome 20, ilHelZeax1.1, whole genome shotgun sequence includes these protein-coding regions:
- the LOC124640421 gene encoding uncharacterized protein LOC124640421 gives rise to the protein MTCCSIKVCRNYKGRLKSPKDITYHRIPNDPIIKHRWIDRIRKSREDETWTPRKSAVVCSDHFRSKDMGTVDKKGRRRLSKEAVPSKKLFLSSVQSSESENSDDIENDNENPETGKKSNANEAEPSSEHSDVGFSFVLVEDQVPYNDQYDAIIKDEIVEVQIKTDINDMDQVPNNDQSDAIINDKIDEVQNKTRSDDEKSFSDIDSVFDTPEEHKLRRHLRRKIALEKKHILKIKSLRQKNERLEKKLASYKKIIETLKRERNTKTE